A window of the Lactuca sativa cultivar Salinas chromosome 5, Lsat_Salinas_v11, whole genome shotgun sequence genome harbors these coding sequences:
- the LOC128126459 gene encoding uncharacterized protein LOC128126459: MEVVEDDLFFADLSKRISLLIMDDDEDPTLHCPPVSFQVISQTIHPIHNQIPSFHEQNARREVKGTGVFIPRSSTNPRRSKQSRSKSSNTRVQSQRHVDNSSGHFPHEPYHNQTTTNNCYNSLNHKRCY, encoded by the exons ATGGAAGTTGTTGAAGATGATTTGTTCTTTGCAGACTTGAGTAAGAGGATCTCGCTTCTGATCATGGATGATGATGAAGACCCTACTCTTCACTGTCCTCCTGTTTCGTttcag GTTATCTCTCAAACAATCCATCCCATTCATAACCAAATACCAAGTTTTCATGAGCAAAATGCTAGAAGGGAAGTAAAAGGAACGGGAGTGTTTATCCCACGATCATCAACAAATCCAAGGAGAAGTAAGCAATCAAGATCCAAGTCATCCAACACAAGGGTTCAAAGTCAAAGGCATGTTGATAATTCAAGTGGACACTTTCCTCATGAACCCTACCACAATCAGACTACTACTAACAATTGTTACAATTCCTTGAATCACAAAAGATGCTACTGA